A DNA window from Rhizobium sp. NXC14 contains the following coding sequences:
- a CDS encoding DUF952 domain-containing protein, which translates to MTVTPTLYKIVTETLWQQAGQSGVFHGAGIDLKDGFIHFSTADQVKQTAALHFAGQSGLVLVAVDGRGFGDKLLFEPSRGGDLFPHLYADLPLAAVLWEAPLPLDENGVHIFPELQP; encoded by the coding sequence ATGACCGTGACACCGACCCTTTACAAGATCGTGACGGAAACGCTCTGGCAGCAAGCCGGACAAAGCGGTGTTTTTCATGGCGCCGGCATCGATCTCAAGGACGGCTTCATCCATTTCTCCACGGCCGACCAGGTGAAGCAGACCGCGGCCCTGCATTTTGCCGGCCAGTCCGGCCTAGTGCTGGTCGCCGTCGATGGCCGCGGTTTCGGTGACAAGCTCCTCTTCGAACCCTCCCGCGGCGGCGATCTCTTCCCGCATCTCTACGCCGATCTGCCGCTTGCGGCCGTGCTCTGGGAGGCGCCGCTGCCGCTCGATGAGAACGGCGTTCATATCTTCCCGGAGCTGCAGCCATGA
- a CDS encoding quinone-dependent dihydroorotate dehydrogenase, translating to MIDPFKRIARKGLFLFDPETAHGMSIAALKSGLVPACRITPDPRLRQTIAGLTFENPLGMAAGYDKNAEVPEALLKLGFGFTEIGTVTPKAQAGNPRPRIFRLVEDEAVINRLGFNNEGHDAAFGRLSTLAGGGMIGVNIGANKDSENRIADYVAGIRRFYSVARYFTANISSPNTPGLRDLQARESLAALLSAVLSARDEMAQKSGRQIPVFLKIAPDLAEEGMDDIAAEALAHPLDGLIVSNTTLSRDGLKDQRQAKEAGGLSGVPLFEKSTAVLARMRKRVGPDLPIIGVGGVSSAETALEKIRAGADLIQLYSCMVYEGPSLPGDIVRGLSALLDREKAGSIHALRDSRLDYWAARKV from the coding sequence ATGATCGATCCCTTCAAGCGCATCGCCCGCAAGGGTCTCTTCCTGTTCGACCCGGAAACGGCGCACGGCATGTCGATCGCCGCGCTGAAGTCTGGCCTCGTGCCCGCCTGCCGGATCACTCCCGATCCGCGCCTGCGCCAGACCATCGCCGGCCTCACTTTCGAAAACCCGCTCGGCATGGCGGCCGGCTATGACAAGAATGCCGAAGTGCCGGAAGCGCTCTTGAAGCTCGGCTTCGGCTTTACCGAGATCGGCACCGTGACGCCGAAGGCGCAGGCAGGCAATCCGCGCCCGCGCATCTTCCGCCTGGTCGAGGATGAAGCCGTCATCAACCGCCTCGGTTTCAACAATGAGGGCCATGACGCCGCTTTCGGACGTCTCTCAACGCTGGCGGGCGGCGGCATGATCGGCGTCAATATCGGCGCCAATAAGGATAGCGAAAATCGCATCGCCGATTATGTCGCCGGCATCCGCCGCTTCTATTCCGTCGCGCGTTATTTCACCGCCAATATCTCCTCGCCGAATACGCCCGGCCTGCGCGACCTGCAGGCACGCGAAAGCCTGGCGGCGCTGCTGTCGGCCGTGCTTTCGGCGCGCGACGAGATGGCGCAGAAATCCGGTCGGCAGATCCCGGTCTTTCTGAAGATCGCCCCTGACCTGGCCGAGGAAGGCATGGACGATATTGCGGCGGAAGCGCTCGCGCATCCGCTGGATGGACTGATCGTCTCCAACACCACGCTGTCTCGCGACGGTCTCAAGGACCAGCGCCAGGCGAAGGAAGCGGGCGGTCTTTCCGGCGTGCCGCTGTTCGAAAAATCGACGGCGGTGCTTGCCCGAATGCGCAAGCGCGTCGGCCCTGATCTGCCGATCATCGGCGTCGGCGGCGTCTCCTCGGCCGAGACAGCGCTGGAGAAAATCAGGGCGGGTGCCGATCTCATCCAGCTCTATTCATGCATGGTCTATGAAGGCCCCAGCCTGCCCGGCGATATCGTCCGCGGTCTTTCGGCGCTGCTCGACCGCGAAAAGGCCGGCTCGATCCACGCGCTGCGTGACAGCAGGCTGGATTACTGGGCGGCGCGGAAGGTCTGA
- a CDS encoding MATE family efflux transporter: MDTRSNNNTLAFEVTHRLVLSIAIPMTLGFMTTPLLGLTSTAVVGHVGNAEALAGLAIGAMLFDLILGSFNFLRASTTGLTAQAYGRRDGHEQQAVFWRALISALACGLALLCLSPLIETAGLRLMGAEGAIAEATGTYFAIRMLAAPAALANYAILGFVLGRGQGSVGLLLQALINGINILLSIYLGLSLGWGVAGVAWATTAGETAGAFAGLFIVLKDFGRAERPAWAEIFSRHRLAELFALNRDILIRTFVLIGAFTIMTRIGTGFGAVTLAANAVLMNFFLLSGYYLDGLANAAEQITGRAIGARYRPAFDRGLKLTTIWSFGLAALASAFFFLAGPWLISVLTTSPEVRQAAETYLPWAAITGLTGALAFLMDGVFIGATWSVDMRNRMLMSFAGYLLMLAVFVPLFGNHGLWLGMNAFLLFRGFFLAMLVGLRADQTFRAAQ; encoded by the coding sequence ATGGATACGCGCAGCAACAACAACACTCTCGCTTTCGAGGTGACGCACCGGTTGGTGCTTTCGATCGCCATTCCGATGACGCTCGGCTTCATGACGACGCCGCTGCTCGGGCTGACGAGCACCGCCGTCGTCGGTCATGTGGGTAACGCGGAAGCGCTGGCGGGGCTGGCGATCGGCGCCATGCTCTTCGATCTGATCCTTGGCAGTTTCAACTTCCTGCGCGCCTCGACGACGGGACTGACGGCGCAGGCCTATGGCCGGCGCGACGGGCACGAACAGCAGGCTGTCTTCTGGCGAGCGCTGATCTCAGCGCTCGCCTGCGGGCTGGCATTGCTCTGTCTTTCGCCGCTGATCGAGACCGCGGGATTGCGGCTGATGGGCGCGGAAGGGGCAATCGCCGAGGCGACCGGCACCTATTTCGCGATCCGCATGCTGGCGGCACCGGCGGCGCTGGCGAATTACGCCATTCTCGGCTTCGTGCTCGGGCGCGGACAGGGCAGTGTCGGGCTGCTGCTGCAGGCGCTGATCAACGGCATCAATATTCTGCTATCCATCTATCTCGGCCTGTCGCTCGGCTGGGGCGTGGCCGGGGTCGCCTGGGCAACCACGGCCGGTGAAACAGCCGGCGCATTCGCCGGACTTTTCATCGTGCTCAAAGATTTCGGCAGGGCCGAGCGTCCGGCATGGGCCGAGATCTTTTCCCGGCACCGGCTGGCGGAGCTTTTCGCACTCAACCGCGACATCCTGATCCGCACCTTCGTGCTGATCGGCGCCTTCACGATCATGACGCGGATCGGCACCGGCTTCGGGGCGGTGACTCTGGCCGCCAATGCCGTACTGATGAATTTCTTCCTGCTATCAGGTTATTATCTCGACGGGCTTGCCAATGCCGCCGAGCAGATCACTGGCCGGGCGATCGGCGCGCGGTACAGGCCGGCCTTCGACCGCGGGCTGAAGCTGACAACCATCTGGTCGTTCGGACTGGCCGCATTGGCTTCCGCCTTTTTCTTCCTCGCCGGCCCGTGGCTGATCTCGGTGCTGACCACCTCGCCGGAGGTGCGGCAGGCGGCCGAAACCTATCTGCCCTGGGCTGCGATTACCGGACTAACGGGGGCGCTCGCCTTCCTGATGGACGGCGTCTTCATCGGCGCGACATGGTCGGTCGACATGCGCAACCGGATGCTGATGTCCTTTGCCGGTTACCTCCTTATGCTCGCCGTCTTCGTGCCGCTCTTCGGCAATCACGGTTTGTGGCTTGGCATGAACGCCTTCCTGCTGTTCCGCGGCTTCTTCCTCGCCATGCTGGTCGGGCTGCGGGCCGATCAGACCTTCCGCGCCGCCCAGTAA
- a CDS encoding CAP domain-containing protein, producing the protein MISIDLSRRSLLTLSGLALAAGIAGCTTTPRIAGTPSNGEDETTSVLPLVNQLRAKNGLPPLEVDPAAQTAALFQAKRMASAGKMAHLMGMTDSFGARVKASGVRLPAAENIASGQQSVAAVVTAWINSPHHLENMLGRYDGLGVAVAHNTSSRNLPYWAMVLSSRGDSASI; encoded by the coding sequence ATGATATCAATCGATCTTTCCAGGCGCAGCCTGCTCACTCTTTCCGGACTTGCACTCGCCGCCGGCATCGCCGGCTGCACCACGACCCCGCGAATTGCCGGCACGCCCTCGAACGGCGAGGACGAGACGACGAGCGTGCTGCCGCTCGTCAACCAGTTGAGGGCAAAGAACGGCCTGCCGCCGCTTGAGGTCGATCCGGCGGCGCAGACGGCGGCCCTCTTCCAGGCGAAGCGCATGGCGAGCGCCGGCAAGATGGCGCACCTCATGGGCATGACGGACAGCTTCGGCGCCCGCGTCAAGGCGAGCGGCGTGCGGCTGCCGGCGGCCGAGAACATCGCTTCCGGCCAGCAGAGCGTCGCCGCCGTTGTGACGGCCTGGATCAATTCGCCGCATCATCTGGAAAACATGCTCGGGCGTTATGACGGCCTCGGCGTCGCAGTCGCCCATAATACGTCTTCCAGGAACCTACCCTACTGGGCCATGGTGCTTTCCAGCCGAGGCGATTCTGCCTCGATCTAA
- a CDS encoding DUF6460 domain-containing protein: protein MSDQVNRFLGDSLGRTLIKLIVVSLIVGFVMTVFGLTPWNIIYGFRDFILELWHRGFAALGRVGDYLLLGATIVIPLFVILRLFSYRR, encoded by the coding sequence ATGTCCGATCAGGTGAACAGGTTCCTCGGCGATTCGCTCGGCCGCACATTGATTAAACTCATCGTGGTGTCGCTGATCGTCGGATTCGTCATGACCGTTTTTGGCCTGACGCCGTGGAACATCATCTATGGGTTCCGCGACTTCATCCTGGAACTTTGGCACCGGGGCTTTGCCGCGCTCGGGCGCGTCGGCGACTATCTCCTCCTCGGGGCGACGATCGTCATCCCGCTCTTCGTCATCCTTCGCCTTTTCAGCTATCGCCGATAA
- a CDS encoding methyltransferase domain-containing protein, with product MQSHQLSSGDVIADRRADYARMLEEGGEAEAAAELMEQALELVPAWAAGWYRLATYLEKAGRGEAAIEAYRRTIALDPEDIFGATLKLALLGDSAIPDRPPSRYVERLFDDYADRFDTALVEKLDYSVPQKLADLIASTGRRYECAVDLGCGTGLLGPEIRARARRLEGFDLSQNMLAKAAEKGAYDHLARADLSLAPERSGLFDDAGHWRADLVSAADVLMYLGNLESVFAIVGELAAAGADFAFSVEDAGDGEAFQLAPSLRYAHSEAYVRRLLSRHGFEILKIVRTVIRKDGGKPVSGILFLTRNAA from the coding sequence ATGCAGTCCCACCAGCTTTCCTCAGGCGATGTCATCGCCGACCGCCGCGCCGATTATGCCAGGATGCTCGAAGAAGGCGGCGAGGCCGAGGCAGCGGCCGAGCTGATGGAGCAGGCGCTGGAGCTCGTGCCTGCCTGGGCCGCCGGCTGGTATCGGCTCGCCACCTATCTGGAAAAGGCGGGCAGGGGGGAAGCCGCGATCGAGGCCTATCGTCGGACGATCGCCCTCGATCCCGAGGATATATTCGGCGCCACCCTCAAGCTTGCCCTTCTCGGCGACTCTGCGATCCCCGACCGGCCGCCGAGCCGCTACGTCGAGCGCCTGTTCGACGATTATGCCGATCGATTCGACACCGCCCTCGTCGAAAAACTCGATTACAGCGTCCCGCAGAAGCTCGCAGACCTCATCGCCTCCACCGGCAGGCGTTACGAATGCGCCGTCGATCTCGGCTGCGGCACCGGCCTGCTCGGCCCGGAGATCCGCGCTCGCGCCCGCCGCCTCGAAGGCTTCGACCTCTCGCAGAACATGCTGGCCAAGGCCGCGGAGAAAGGGGCCTATGATCATCTCGCCCGAGCCGATCTGTCGCTTGCGCCCGAGCGCTCCGGCCTGTTCGACGATGCCGGGCACTGGCGGGCCGACCTCGTGAGCGCAGCCGACGTGCTGATGTATCTCGGCAACCTCGAGAGCGTCTTTGCGATCGTCGGCGAACTCGCCGCCGCCGGTGCGGATTTCGCCTTCTCCGTCGAGGATGCGGGCGACGGAGAGGCTTTCCAACTCGCCCCGTCGTTGCGTTACGCCCATTCGGAAGCCTATGTGAGGCGGCTGCTTTCCCGCCACGGCTTCGAAATTCTCAAGATCGTCAGGACGGTCATTCGCAAAGATGGCGGAAAACCGGTTTCCGGCATTCTGTTCCTTACGCGCAACGCTGCGTAA
- a CDS encoding YitT family protein, which translates to MTQRINALGVWNTSATRHTPMEDVQGIFSGSLIAALGIYVLASAGLLTGSTAGVAFLLHYAFGVNFGLAFFLLNLPFFYLSWKRLGMAFTIKTFIAIGLSSVLSDVQSRFFSISSIHPAWAALLGGLLLGFGLLALYRHRASLGGVGILGIYLQERFGIRAGLVQLAIDMCVLAAAFFVTTPSVVFYSVLGAIVLNLFVAINHRADRYIAL; encoded by the coding sequence ATGACACAGCGCATCAATGCCCTTGGCGTCTGGAATACCAGCGCGACCCGCCATACGCCGATGGAAGATGTGCAAGGTATCTTCTCCGGCAGTCTGATTGCCGCTCTCGGCATTTATGTGCTCGCCAGTGCCGGCCTTCTCACCGGCAGCACCGCCGGTGTCGCCTTCCTGCTGCACTATGCCTTCGGCGTCAATTTCGGCCTCGCCTTCTTCCTGCTCAACCTGCCGTTCTTCTATCTCTCGTGGAAGCGCCTCGGCATGGCCTTCACGATCAAGACCTTCATTGCCATCGGCCTGTCCTCGGTGCTATCAGACGTGCAGTCGCGCTTCTTTTCGATTTCGAGCATCCACCCGGCCTGGGCTGCCCTTCTCGGCGGCCTGCTGCTCGGCTTCGGCCTGCTGGCGCTTTATCGCCACCGCGCCAGCCTCGGCGGCGTCGGCATTCTCGGCATCTACCTGCAAGAACGCTTCGGCATCCGCGCCGGCCTCGTCCAGCTCGCCATCGACATGTGCGTCCTCGCCGCCGCCTTCTTCGTCACCACGCCGTCCGTCGTCTTCTATTCGGTGCTCGGCGCCATTGTCCTCAACCTCTTCGTTGCCATCAACCACCGCGCCGATCGTTACATTGCGCTGTAG
- a CDS encoding carboxymuconolactone decarboxylase family protein, translating to MQPRFNFAKAAPDAYKAVAALEQYVQSSGLERRFIHLIKLRASQINGCAYCVDMHVKEARHDGLSEQWINLMCVWRESPVYDTRERALLGWVDAVTNIAKTGAPDADYEALKAHFSEKEMTEITVAIGAINIWNRLAVGFRSQHPIDQVTKAA from the coding sequence ATGCAACCGCGTTTCAACTTCGCCAAGGCCGCTCCCGATGCCTACAAGGCGGTCGCCGCACTCGAACAATATGTCCAGTCTTCCGGACTGGAGCGCCGCTTCATCCATTTGATCAAGCTGCGCGCCTCGCAGATAAACGGCTGCGCCTACTGCGTCGATATGCATGTGAAGGAAGCCCGCCACGACGGGCTCAGCGAACAATGGATCAACCTGATGTGCGTCTGGCGGGAATCGCCGGTCTATGACACGCGCGAAAGGGCCCTGCTCGGATGGGTCGACGCTGTGACCAATATCGCCAAGACAGGCGCGCCGGACGCAGACTACGAGGCACTGAAGGCGCATTTCTCCGAGAAGGAGATGACCGAGATTACGGTGGCGATCGGCGCGATCAATATCTGGAACCGGCTTGCCGTCGGCTTCCGCTCACAGCACCCGATCGATCAGGTGACGAAAGCCGCGTAA
- a CDS encoding Rrf2 family transcriptional regulator produces the protein MKMSDGVEQAIHSVAMLSGLSEGGVLSAAALAEFHGVSTSYLLKHLQALSGAGILDTVPGPKGGYRLAKAPAEISLLDILLAVEGPAPAFRCAEIRQRGPNPVSDHFFSKPCNISAAMLRAERVYRAELAKTSIADLGIELAALDDGSIAARGCAFLEIHERKTAR, from the coding sequence ATGAAAATGAGCGATGGAGTCGAGCAGGCCATTCACAGCGTCGCCATGCTCTCCGGCCTCTCCGAAGGCGGTGTCCTTTCGGCGGCTGCGCTGGCGGAATTCCACGGCGTGTCGACAAGCTATCTGCTCAAACATCTGCAGGCACTGTCGGGCGCCGGCATCCTCGATACGGTGCCGGGGCCGAAGGGCGGCTATCGGCTGGCGAAGGCGCCGGCGGAGATTTCGCTGCTCGACATATTGCTTGCTGTGGAGGGACCGGCCCCGGCCTTTCGCTGCGCCGAAATCCGCCAGCGCGGACCGAACCCGGTCTCCGACCACTTCTTTTCCAAGCCCTGCAACATCAGCGCGGCAATGCTCCGGGCCGAGCGGGTCTACCGGGCCGAACTCGCCAAAACCAGCATTGCCGATCTCGGCATCGAACTCGCCGCCCTCGACGACGGATCGATCGCAGCCCGAGGCTGCGCCTTCCTTGAAATCCATGAACGCAAGACGGCTCGTTGA
- a CDS encoding ligase-associated DNA damage response DEXH box helicase, with protein sequence MDQIDSEARALLPEAFARWFAEKGWRPRAHQLELLSRAEAGQSTLLIAPTGAGKTLAGFLPSLTDLTRRGKIPPGSAFTGIHTLYVSPLKALAIDIERNLMKPVEEVGLPVTIENRTGDTPIAKRQRQKLNPPDILLTTPEQVALLLANREAERFFKDLKYVVLDELHSLVTSKRGHMLSLGLARLRRLAPGLKTIGLSATVAEPMDLQKWLVAQEEGREHHAGLVVVEGGAKPNISILSTEERIPWAGHAARYAIPDVYKQLLEHQTTLLFVNTRSQAEMLFQELWTINDDNLPIALHHGSLDVAQRRKVEAAMAENRLRAVVATSTLDLGIDWGDVDLVIHVGAPKGASRLAQRIGRANHRMDEPSKAILVPANRFEVMECQAALDANYIGAQDTPPVGRGALDVLAQHVLGMACAEPFDMLELYHEVTSASPYADLSWETFERVVDFVATGGYALRTYERYARIRKTKEGRWRVSNPAVAQQYRLNLGTIVESPMLNIRMVKRGEGGRLGRGGATLGKVEEYFLEQLSPGDTFVFSGKVLRFEGIRENECLASQAFSLDPKIPAYNGGKFPLSTYLAEQVRAMIADPDRWRHLPDQVRDWLSLQTDKSMLPKRDEFLIETFPRGSRGYMVAYPFEGRLAHQTLGMLLTRRLERAGAKPLGFVATDYSLAVWGLEDMGLMIANGRLNLSDLFDEDMLGDDLEAWLAESFLLKRTFRNCAVIAGLIERRHPGKEKSGRQITVSADLIYDVLRSHEPDHILLQATRQDAATGLLDISRLGDMLMRIRGHITHRPLDHISPLAVPVMLEIGREAVPGEAHDALLAEAADDLIAEALA encoded by the coding sequence GTGGACCAGATCGATTCCGAAGCCCGCGCCCTATTGCCTGAAGCCTTTGCCCGCTGGTTTGCGGAAAAGGGCTGGCGCCCTCGCGCCCATCAGTTGGAACTGCTGTCCCGCGCCGAGGCCGGTCAAAGCACGCTGCTGATTGCGCCGACCGGCGCCGGCAAGACGCTCGCTGGCTTTCTGCCCTCGCTCACCGATCTCACCCGCCGCGGCAAAATTCCGCCCGGCTCCGCCTTCACCGGTATCCATACGCTCTACGTCTCGCCGCTGAAGGCGCTGGCGATCGATATCGAGCGCAACCTGATGAAGCCGGTCGAAGAGGTGGGCCTGCCCGTCACGATCGAAAACCGCACCGGCGATACGCCGATTGCCAAGCGCCAGCGCCAGAAGCTCAATCCGCCGGATATTCTGCTGACGACGCCGGAGCAGGTTGCCCTGCTTCTGGCGAACCGTGAGGCGGAGCGCTTCTTCAAGGACCTGAAATATGTGGTGCTCGACGAGCTTCATTCGCTCGTCACCTCCAAGCGCGGCCATATGCTGTCGCTCGGCCTTGCGCGCCTTCGCCGCCTTGCCCCCGGCCTGAAGACCATCGGCCTGTCGGCGACCGTCGCCGAGCCGATGGACTTGCAGAAATGGCTGGTCGCCCAGGAGGAGGGGAGGGAACATCACGCTGGTCTTGTCGTCGTCGAAGGCGGTGCCAAACCCAATATCTCGATCCTGTCGACCGAAGAGCGCATTCCTTGGGCCGGTCATGCCGCCCGCTATGCCATTCCCGATGTCTACAAGCAGCTCCTCGAACACCAGACGACGCTGCTGTTCGTCAATACCCGCAGCCAGGCCGAGATGCTGTTTCAGGAACTCTGGACGATCAATGACGACAACCTGCCGATCGCCCTCCACCACGGCTCTCTCGATGTCGCCCAGCGCCGCAAGGTCGAGGCGGCGATGGCCGAAAACCGCTTGCGCGCCGTCGTCGCCACCTCAACGCTCGATCTCGGCATCGACTGGGGCGATGTCGATCTCGTCATCCATGTCGGAGCGCCGAAGGGCGCCTCACGCCTTGCCCAGCGCATCGGCCGCGCCAACCACCGCATGGACGAGCCTTCGAAGGCGATCCTCGTGCCGGCCAATCGCTTTGAAGTCATGGAGTGCCAGGCAGCCCTCGACGCCAATTATATCGGCGCCCAGGACACGCCGCCCGTCGGCCGCGGCGCTCTCGACGTGCTCGCCCAGCACGTACTCGGCATGGCCTGCGCCGAACCCTTCGACATGCTGGAGCTCTATCACGAGGTCACCAGCGCCTCGCCCTATGCCGATCTTAGCTGGGAGACCTTCGAGCGCGTCGTCGATTTCGTCGCGACCGGCGGTTATGCGCTTAGGACCTACGAGCGTTACGCTCGCATCCGCAAGACCAAGGAGGGCCGCTGGCGCGTCTCCAATCCGGCGGTCGCCCAGCAATACCGCCTCAACCTCGGCACCATCGTCGAAAGCCCGATGCTGAACATCCGCATGGTCAAGCGCGGCGAGGGCGGCCGGCTCGGTCGCGGCGGCGCCACGCTGGGCAAGGTCGAGGAATATTTCCTCGAGCAATTGTCGCCGGGCGACACATTCGTGTTTTCGGGCAAGGTGCTGCGTTTCGAAGGCATACGCGAAAATGAATGCCTGGCGTCGCAGGCCTTTTCGCTCGATCCGAAGATCCCCGCCTATAATGGCGGCAAGTTTCCGCTGTCGACCTATCTCGCCGAGCAGGTGCGGGCGATGATCGCCGATCCCGATCGCTGGCGCCACCTGCCGGATCAGGTGCGCGACTGGCTGTCGCTGCAGACCGACAAGTCGATGCTGCCGAAGCGCGACGAGTTCCTGATCGAAACCTTCCCGCGCGGCAGCCGCGGCTATATGGTCGCCTATCCCTTCGAAGGCCGTCTCGCCCACCAGACTCTCGGCATGCTGCTGACCCGCCGGCTGGAGCGAGCGGGCGCCAAGCCGCTCGGCTTCGTCGCCACCGATTATTCGCTCGCCGTCTGGGGTCTCGAGGATATGGGGCTGATGATCGCCAATGGCCGGCTCAACCTCTCCGATCTCTTCGATGAGGATATGCTCGGCGACGATCTCGAGGCCTGGCTCGCCGAATCCTTCTTGTTGAAACGCACCTTCCGCAATTGCGCCGTGATTGCCGGCTTGATCGAGCGCCGCCATCCGGGCAAGGAAAAGAGCGGCCGCCAGATCACCGTCTCGGCCGACCTGATCTATGACGTGCTGCGCAGCCATGAGCCGGATCACATCCTGCTGCAGGCAACGCGCCAGGATGCGGCGACGGGGCTTTTGGATATAAGCCGTCTTGGCGATATGCTGATGCGAATCAGGGGCCACATCACCCACCGCCCGCTCGACCATATTTCCCCGCTCGCCGTGCCGGTGATGCTGGAAATCGGCCGCGAGGCGGTACCGGGCGAGGCCCATGATGCGCTATTGGCCGAGGCGGCGGACGATCTGATCGCCGAAGCTCTGGCATGA
- the pdeM gene encoding ligase-associated DNA damage response endonuclease PdeM, whose protein sequence is MNRLALARDISGLAAIPGIETSVNGIAAVCDPLGALYLPDAGLLVVSDLHLEKGAAFARRGMMLPPYDTLATLTVLAAVISRYDPKLVISLGDNFHDRIGSKHLPENFRALIVGMARGREWIWINGNHDPDGIVDLPGACADEVHYAGLTFRHEPRNGLQSGEIAGHLHPSATVRRRERSIRRPCFATDGARLLMPAFGVMSGGLDLGHQAMKGLFEKESLIAHLLGRDRIYSVRYGNLRG, encoded by the coding sequence ATGAACCGCCTGGCGCTGGCGCGCGACATTTCCGGATTGGCTGCGATCCCCGGCATCGAGACATCGGTGAACGGCATTGCCGCCGTCTGCGATCCGCTCGGCGCCCTCTATCTGCCGGATGCCGGACTGCTCGTCGTCTCCGACCTGCATCTCGAAAAAGGCGCAGCATTCGCCCGCCGTGGCATGATGCTGCCGCCCTATGACACGCTGGCGACGCTGACCGTGCTTGCCGCCGTCATTTCCCGCTATGATCCGAAGCTCGTCATCTCGCTCGGCGACAATTTTCACGACCGCATCGGTTCGAAGCATCTGCCGGAAAATTTTCGCGCGCTGATCGTCGGTATGGCGCGCGGCCGCGAATGGATCTGGATCAACGGCAACCATGATCCCGACGGCATCGTCGATCTGCCCGGCGCTTGCGCCGACGAGGTGCATTATGCCGGCCTGACCTTCCGCCACGAGCCGAGGAACGGCTTGCAGAGCGGCGAAATCGCCGGCCACCTGCATCCTTCGGCGACCGTGCGCCGGCGCGAACGATCAATCCGCCGCCCCTGTTTCGCCACGGACGGCGCTCGCCTCCTGATGCCGGCCTTTGGGGTGATGAGCGGCGGCCTCGATCTCGGCCATCAGGCGATGAAGGGCTTGTTCGAAAAGGAATCGCTGATCGCGCATCTGTTGGGACGCGATCGGATCTATTCGGTCAGGTATGGGAATTTGCGGGGGTAG
- a CDS encoding transglycosylase SLT domain-containing protein — protein MRTRIVLTAVGLALLAGCATAPKQTRNICAVFDQREGLFSSWQRAAERTEKKYGVPVPILMATMYTESGFQPYARPPRTKLFGFIPWTRPSTAYGYSQALDGTWDHYQSQTGNWAARRTNFADAIDFIGWYHYQNSVETGIPLSDAYNLYLAYYSGPTGYKRGDWRSNGQLQQTAQKFARMAGTYQQQLQGCD, from the coding sequence ATGCGTACTCGTATCGTTCTGACCGCCGTGGGTCTCGCGCTGCTTGCCGGCTGCGCGACGGCGCCGAAGCAGACGAGGAACATCTGCGCCGTCTTCGATCAGCGCGAAGGTCTTTTCTCCAGCTGGCAGAGGGCGGCAGAGCGGACGGAGAAGAAATACGGCGTGCCCGTGCCGATCCTGATGGCGACGATGTACACCGAATCGGGTTTCCAGCCCTACGCGCGGCCGCCGCGCACCAAGCTCTTCGGCTTCATTCCCTGGACCCGGCCTTCGACCGCCTACGGCTATTCGCAAGCGCTCGACGGGACATGGGATCACTATCAGTCGCAGACGGGGAACTGGGCGGCGCGGCGCACGAACTTCGCCGACGCGATCGATTTCATCGGCTGGTATCATTACCAGAACAGTGTGGAGACCGGTATTCCGCTCAGCGATGCCTATAATCTCTATCTCGCCTATTATTCGGGGCCGACGGGATATAAACGCGGCGACTGGCGCTCGAACGGGCAATTGCAGCAGACGGCGCAGAAGTTCGCGCGAATGGCGGGGACGTATCAGCAGCAATTGCAGGGGTGTGATTAA